The segment AACTTTCACCAAGCAGCTTTCCCATCAGCACCTTATCCGACCTGGATTCCATAGCAATCCCGAGGTCAAAAAGCCAGAGTTTCCGTTCGCAGACATAGAGATAATTGACCTTAATACCTGTGGTCTTCAGTGTTTGAAAGTCTGCATCTGTATTGGTACTCATTGAATATCCTCTGCCGTTTTTCCTGTATAGGCACATTTAAAATAATACACTAACCGGTAGAGGGGACTTTTACTCTACCATCTGAAAAGAGGGGACAAGAATGTATCTCAAGATAACAAATGTTTAGCCTCATTTATCATATAAATCAGATAGCATTCTCTGAACTGTATTCTCTAAAAGTAATAAATCATCTTCTTTTGTTTGCCAGATAATAGAAAGATCTAGTCCAAAATATTCGTGAATAAGTTTGTTCCTCATGCCAATTATTTCTTCCCACGGTATCTCTGAATATATCTCACGAATGTGTTTAGGAATCTTGTTTGCTGCTTCTCCGATAATCTCCAGGCATCTCACTACAGCCTTTACTGTCTTTCTGTCATTTATAAAATTCTCATAGGTCATCCCTTTAGTAAACGCTCTAATATCCATCAACGATTCAATTATGTCATTGAGATAATCCTGAATAAGCCTTTCTTCAGACATATTGAACCTCTTGAAGGATTCTTTTTCCAATATAAGGCTTCAAGGCTTTTTTTGTCACAAGGTCAACTTTTATTCCAAGTAATTCAGAAATACTATTTTCAAGCTGCATAAATTTTATAAATCCTATAGGCCTTTCAAATTCAACCAGAATATCTACATCGCTACTTTCATCTTGATCATCTCTGACATACGAACCAAATATACCTATTTCCTTAATTCCATATTGTTTTTTCAGTTCGTCTTTGTGCTGGCTGATTATCTCTTTAATTTCCTCGAGTGTCTTCATTATTACCTGAATATCCTCTCTGTCAAAGGTTCTGTAAAAGAAAATATTGGAAGGCTTCTCTGAATATCTCACAGCTTTCAGAAGTTCAGTGAAAACAAATGTCTCAAAAATCGCAACCCTTCCTGCAAGGGTATCCGCTATGTCTTTATATGCCAGTATATTTGTTGAACCTGTCAAAAGGTAGCTCCCGTTCACCCTTTTCCGGTCTACGTTAAATTTGATCGCACTCAAAAGCTCCGGTACTTTCTGGATTTCATCAATGACAACCGGCTTTTTGAGACTGTTGATAAACAGATGGGGATCTGTCCGTGCAGAGGCATACACCACAATATCATCAAGGGTTATATAATTATCAAGCCTTGTTAAAGCGAGGGTGGATTTACCGACCTGCCTCGCCCCGGTCAGAAGGACTACGGGAAAATGCTTCATAGCATCAGAAAGTTGAGAGGAAATAGTTCGCGGGTAAAGCATTTATACTCCTTGAATTTTTGGTATTATAATACCATAATTTATAATACCATGTTCGAGAATGTAAAGGGTGTTTATCACTTTTGGTTTTCAATAATCTCAAGAAGGGTTGTATAGAATTCTTTTATGTCGGACATCTCATTTGCGAGAATATCATAAAGCATCCCTGTATCTATATGATTATACAAATGAACAATCCTGTTTCTGAACTTAGACATATTTGTATAAACCTCTACCTTTTCTTTAGGTATATATCCCGCATCGGAAAGTATCTTGATTATCTCAGCATTTGTATTAGGCATTTTTAATCCAAGATTGGCAATTATGTAACTTCCGATGTCAAGGAGCGCCTGTATAGATGTCTGCAAAAGGTAAAGAGAAGACGCAACATTCCTGAAGTCAGAGATAAAATCTTCATAATTCTTTTCCCTTAATATGCTTAATTTATTAAGGTTTTCTACAATAATATCTATCTTTGACTGAATATCTTCCTGTCTCATATTTTTGCCAGTCTATTTTTTATCCCTTGAAAGTGAAATCTTTTAATAAATCTGATGGTCGGCTCAAAATCGCAGAAATATGAAATAGCTTTTGCAGTAAATTTTGTTCTGAATGCCGGGTCTGCATCATATATCAATTTCCCTGTCCTTAAAACATTATATTGAAAAATAAGCCCCTGATTATTGAGTTC is part of the Candidatus Jettenia sp. AMX2 genome and harbors:
- a CDS encoding DUF86 domain-containing protein; translation: MSEERLIQDYLNDIIESLMDIRAFTKGMTYENFINDRKTVKAVVRCLEIIGEAANKIPKHIREIYSEIPWEEIIGMRNKLIHEYFGLDLSIIWQTKEDDLLLLENTVQRMLSDLYDK
- a CDS encoding AAA family ATPase; amino-acid sequence: MLYPRTISSQLSDAMKHFPVVLLTGARQVGKSTLALTRLDNYITLDDIVVYASARTDPHLFINSLKKPVVIDEIQKVPELLSAIKFNVDRKRVNGSYLLTGSTNILAYKDIADTLAGRVAIFETFVFTELLKAVRYSEKPSNIFFYRTFDREDIQVIMKTLEEIKEIISQHKDELKKQYGIKEIGIFGSYVRDDQDESSDVDILVEFERPIGFIKFMQLENSISELLGIKVDLVTKKALKPYIGKRILQEVQYV
- a CDS encoding DUF86 domain-containing protein, producing the protein MRQEDIQSKIDIIVENLNKLSILREKNYEDFISDFRNVASSLYLLQTSIQALLDIGSYIIANLGLKMPNTNAEIIKILSDAGYIPKEKVEVYTNMSKFRNRIVHLYNHIDTGMLYDILANEMSDIKEFYTTLLEIIENQK